The following proteins come from a genomic window of Triticum aestivum cultivar Chinese Spring chromosome 6A, IWGSC CS RefSeq v2.1, whole genome shotgun sequence:
- the LOC123127412 gene encoding ubiquitin carboxyl-terminal hydrolase 15 isoform X2, which yields MLQPREADVPALFVVFIVLPVIAYFLLGRWHDSVSKKTRVGVLGQKAAEEAFKVETMACPDVILPGPSLRPMPYLRSVPSLRSEYHECATCRGPAKTRCSRCKSVRYCSGKCQIIHWRQGHKQTCQQWHVNGGSNSGGLSPTESSEQMPFLTNLNSPLPGGDSHLHDMNFDTVSEPSFATTDSYILDTDLFLTDRSNMNESNQSLLSRVNSASVASCEKSNYSVDEETNSSEILSANKVSNNSYGCLDEKNGNHDFTYPLNNTVQQPNNCAPETTKCPKASITVYEPDMGVYFTSDMTSSCEGPYSSATESLQRSKSSCKYSGRGNAIYMKPPYPPGKVVSSQKTQEVLASYQYNVHQKNTSCKNEQRSAKSSVSTNNNLQGCTGISKLGASKVEVLKKPSKFLKTSLVGLINDNKRSKVLFCYEDLVKFFQYEVRGISPRGLFNCGNSCYANAVLQCLMCTKPLMIHLLLRLHSKDCCSKNWCLMCELEQYASTLRESGGPVSPSRILSNLRNIGCRLGGGSQEDAHEFLRHLVMSMQAACLDGLGGEKQVEQSLQETTLIQQMFGGRLKSKVKCLRCHHESERYENIMDLTLEIHGWVESLQDALTQFTAPEDLDGDNMYKCGRCCAYVKARKQLSVHEVPSILTVVLKRFQTGKYGKINKCVTFPDMLDMVPFVTGAGDHPPLYFLYAVVVHVDTENASFSGHYISYVKDMQGTWLRIDDSEVKAVSLNQVMSEGAYMLFYLRSFPRPPRIYIEKGLLPDPSSSYRHSSKSSKGSSKQEQKQTESLFTSDDQSRGIYDFRPEEEGYRQDQHAKLRSQNLYHTDDAFADSVSTDFSDATSSEWSLFTSSDESSFTTESTRDSFSVVDYGDNAGLDPITSIFGPYYAPDHPLGNFVSCTRLSPSNPQTRYFPESMGFVSDSSLPTHPYGNVHRGRYPDRACASSAEPLASANQRSLYGRYNHSRDGFVQTSGFCHM from the exons ATGCTCCAACCAAGGGAAGCTGATGTGCCTGCACTCTTTGTTGTATTTATCGTACTTCCGGTGATAGCATATTTTCTTCTTGGGAGATGGCATGATTCTGTAAGTAAGAAAACAAGAGTAGGTGTGCTTGGCCAGAAAGCTGCAGAAGAAGCCTTCAAAGTTGAAACAATGGCATGCCCAGATGTTATATTGCCAGGACCGTCTCTGAGACCCATGCCTTATTTGAGATCTGTTCCTTCTTTAAGGTCAGAATACCACGAGTGTGCTACTTGTCGTGGCCCTGCAAAGACTAGGTGCTCCAGGTGCAAATCTGTTAGATACTG CTCTGGAAAGTGTCAAATTATACACTGGAGGCAAGGGCATAAACAAACATGCCAGCAGTGGCATGTTAATGGTGGTAGCAACTCTGGTGGACTATCTCCGACGGAGAGTTCTGAACAAATGCCGTTCTTGACTAACCTGAATTCACCTCTTCCAGGGGGTGACAGTCACCTGCATGACATGAATTTTGACACAGTATCAGAGCCATCCTTTGCGACAACTGATAGCTATATTCTTGATACTGATCTATTCCTGACAGACAGAAGCAACATGAATGAATCAAATCAAAGTCTTCTTTCAAGAGTAAATAGCGCTTCTGTTGCATCTTGTGAAAAGAGCAATTACAGTGTTGATGAAGAAACCAACTCATCTGAGATTTTATCAGCAAATAAG GTTTCAAACAACAGTTATGGTTGTTTAGATGAAAAGAATGGCAACCATGATTTTACTTATCCTCTCAATAATACGGTACAACAACCCAATAATTGTGCTCCTGAAACAACAAAATGTCCAAAAGCAAGCATCACAGTTTATGAACCCGACATGGGTGTCTATTTTACTTCTGATATGACGAGTTCTTGCGAGGGGCCATATTCTTCCGCAACAGAGTCACTACAGAGGAGCAAATCATCTTGCAAATATAGTGGGCGAGGAAATGCGATTTATATGAAGCCTCCTTATCCACCAGGTAAGGTGGTTTCATCACAAAAAACACAGGAGGTGTTGGCATCATATCAATACAATGTCCATCAAAAGAACACTTCCTGCAAAAATGAGCAAA GATCTGCAAAATCAAGTGTTTCAACGAACAACAATTTACAAGGATGCACTGGAATCTCAAAATTAGGAGCATCCAAGGTTGAAGTCTTGAAGAAGCCCTCAAAATTTCTCAAAACCAGCCTGGTGGGTTTAATCAATGATAACAAGAGGAGTAAG GTATTGTTTTGCTATGAAGATCTTGTTAAGTTCTTCCAGTATGAAGTACGGGGTATTTCTCCCAGAGGTCTTTTCAACTGTGGGAACAG CTGCTATGCTAATGCTGTTCTACAATGCCTCATGTGCACAAAACCCCTGATGATCCACCTGCTTCTGAGATTGCATTCTAAAGACT GTTGCTCAAAGAACTGGTGTCTTATGTGCGAACTTGAGCAATATGCTTCAACTTTACGTGAAAGTGGTGGACCTGTGTCTCCAAGCAGAATCCTTTCGAATCTAAGGAACATTGGATGTCGCTTGGGTGGTGGAAGTCAGGAAGATGCTCATGAATTTTTAAG GCATCTTGTGATGTCTATGCAAGCAGCGTGCCTGGATGGACTGGGTGGTGAGAAGCAAGTAGAACAAAGCTTGCAGGAAACTACACTGATACAACAGATGTTTGGTGGACGCCTTAAATCGAAG GTTAAGTGCCTCAGATGCCATCATGAATCTGAAAGATACGAGAATATAATGGATCTTACTTTGGAGATTCATGGTTGGGTGGAGTCCTTGCAAGATGCTTTGACACAGTTCACTGCTCCTGAAGATTTAGATGGGGATAATATGTATAAATGTGGAAG GTGTTGTGCTTATGTTAAAGCTAGAAAACAGCTAAGCGTGCATGAAGTGCCGAGCATATTAACAGTAGTTTTAAAAAGATTCCAG ACAGGAAAGTATGGCAAGATTAACAAATGTGTCACTTTTCCTGATATGTTGGACATGGTTCCTTTTGTGACTGGGGCTGGTGATCACCCGCCTCTTTACTTCTTGTATGCTGTGGTTGTACATGTGGATACAGAAAATGCATCATTCTCTGGTCACTACATATCGTATGTCAAAGATATGCAGGGAACATGGTTAAGAATTGATGACTCAGAG GTCAAGGCTGTATCATTGAATCAAGTTATGTCAGAAGGTGCATATATGCTATTCTACTTGAG ATCTTTTCCTCGCCCTCCGAGGATATACATTGAGAAAGGCCTATTGCCTGATCCATCATCTTCATATCGTCACTCATCAAAATCCTCCAAGGGCTCTtctaaacaagagcagaagcagaCAGAATCACTCTTTACTTCTGATGATCAAAGCCGTGGTATTTATGATTTTAGACCAGAGGAGGAAGGTTACAGGCAAGATCAGCATGCCAAGTTGAGGTCCCAAAATTTATATCACACCGATGATGCTTTTGCCGATTCGGTTAGCACGGACTTCTCGGACGCTACATCAAGTGAATGGTCCCTGTTTACCAGCTCTGATGAATCTTCGTTTACCACGGAAAGCACTAGAGATTCATTCAGTGTTGTGGATTATGGTGACAATGCTGGCCTTGATCCAATCACCTCAATTTTTGGGCCATATTATGCTCCTGACCATCCTCTTGGCAACTTTGTCTCATGTACAAGGCTCTCGCCTTCCAATCCGCAAACAAGGTACTTCCCGGAAAGCATGGGTTTTGTCTCAGATTCTTCCTTGCCAACTCACCCCTACGGCAATGTACATAGAGGAAGATATCCAGACAGGGCTTGCGCGTCTTCAGCCGAACCTCTTGCTTCAGCAAACCAGCGAAGCTTGTATGGTAGGTATAACCATAGTAGAGATGGTTTTGTTCAAACATCTGGGTTTTGTCATATGTAA
- the LOC123127412 gene encoding ubiquitin carboxyl-terminal hydrolase 15 isoform X1: MLQPREADVPALFVVFIVLPVIAYFLLGRWHDSVSKKTRVGVLGQKAAEEAFKVETMACPDVILPGPSLRPMPYLRSVPSLRSEYHECATCRGPAKTRCSRCKSVRYCSGKCQIIHWRQGHKQTCQQWHVNGGSNSGGLSPTESSEQMPFLTNLNSPLPGGDSHLHDMNFDTVSEPSFATTDSYILDTDLFLTDRSNMNESNQSLLSRVNSASVASCEKSNYSVDEETNSSEILSANKVSNNSYGCLDEKNGNHDFTYPLNNTVQQPNNCAPETTKCPKASITVYEPDMGVYFTSDMTSSCEGPYSSATESLQRSKSSCKYSGRGNAIYMKPPYPPGKVVSSQKTQEVLASYQYNVHQKNTSCKNEQRSAKSSVSTNNNLQGCTGISKLGASKVEVLKKPSKFLKTSLVGLINDNKRSKEFQVLFCYEDLVKFFQYEVRGISPRGLFNCGNSCYANAVLQCLMCTKPLMIHLLLRLHSKDCCSKNWCLMCELEQYASTLRESGGPVSPSRILSNLRNIGCRLGGGSQEDAHEFLRHLVMSMQAACLDGLGGEKQVEQSLQETTLIQQMFGGRLKSKVKCLRCHHESERYENIMDLTLEIHGWVESLQDALTQFTAPEDLDGDNMYKCGRCCAYVKARKQLSVHEVPSILTVVLKRFQTGKYGKINKCVTFPDMLDMVPFVTGAGDHPPLYFLYAVVVHVDTENASFSGHYISYVKDMQGTWLRIDDSEVKAVSLNQVMSEGAYMLFYLRSFPRPPRIYIEKGLLPDPSSSYRHSSKSSKGSSKQEQKQTESLFTSDDQSRGIYDFRPEEEGYRQDQHAKLRSQNLYHTDDAFADSVSTDFSDATSSEWSLFTSSDESSFTTESTRDSFSVVDYGDNAGLDPITSIFGPYYAPDHPLGNFVSCTRLSPSNPQTRYFPESMGFVSDSSLPTHPYGNVHRGRYPDRACASSAEPLASANQRSLYGRYNHSRDGFVQTSGFCHM; encoded by the exons ATGCTCCAACCAAGGGAAGCTGATGTGCCTGCACTCTTTGTTGTATTTATCGTACTTCCGGTGATAGCATATTTTCTTCTTGGGAGATGGCATGATTCTGTAAGTAAGAAAACAAGAGTAGGTGTGCTTGGCCAGAAAGCTGCAGAAGAAGCCTTCAAAGTTGAAACAATGGCATGCCCAGATGTTATATTGCCAGGACCGTCTCTGAGACCCATGCCTTATTTGAGATCTGTTCCTTCTTTAAGGTCAGAATACCACGAGTGTGCTACTTGTCGTGGCCCTGCAAAGACTAGGTGCTCCAGGTGCAAATCTGTTAGATACTG CTCTGGAAAGTGTCAAATTATACACTGGAGGCAAGGGCATAAACAAACATGCCAGCAGTGGCATGTTAATGGTGGTAGCAACTCTGGTGGACTATCTCCGACGGAGAGTTCTGAACAAATGCCGTTCTTGACTAACCTGAATTCACCTCTTCCAGGGGGTGACAGTCACCTGCATGACATGAATTTTGACACAGTATCAGAGCCATCCTTTGCGACAACTGATAGCTATATTCTTGATACTGATCTATTCCTGACAGACAGAAGCAACATGAATGAATCAAATCAAAGTCTTCTTTCAAGAGTAAATAGCGCTTCTGTTGCATCTTGTGAAAAGAGCAATTACAGTGTTGATGAAGAAACCAACTCATCTGAGATTTTATCAGCAAATAAG GTTTCAAACAACAGTTATGGTTGTTTAGATGAAAAGAATGGCAACCATGATTTTACTTATCCTCTCAATAATACGGTACAACAACCCAATAATTGTGCTCCTGAAACAACAAAATGTCCAAAAGCAAGCATCACAGTTTATGAACCCGACATGGGTGTCTATTTTACTTCTGATATGACGAGTTCTTGCGAGGGGCCATATTCTTCCGCAACAGAGTCACTACAGAGGAGCAAATCATCTTGCAAATATAGTGGGCGAGGAAATGCGATTTATATGAAGCCTCCTTATCCACCAGGTAAGGTGGTTTCATCACAAAAAACACAGGAGGTGTTGGCATCATATCAATACAATGTCCATCAAAAGAACACTTCCTGCAAAAATGAGCAAA GATCTGCAAAATCAAGTGTTTCAACGAACAACAATTTACAAGGATGCACTGGAATCTCAAAATTAGGAGCATCCAAGGTTGAAGTCTTGAAGAAGCCCTCAAAATTTCTCAAAACCAGCCTGGTGGGTTTAATCAATGATAACAAGAGGAGTAAG GAATTTCAGGTATTGTTTTGCTATGAAGATCTTGTTAAGTTCTTCCAGTATGAAGTACGGGGTATTTCTCCCAGAGGTCTTTTCAACTGTGGGAACAG CTGCTATGCTAATGCTGTTCTACAATGCCTCATGTGCACAAAACCCCTGATGATCCACCTGCTTCTGAGATTGCATTCTAAAGACT GTTGCTCAAAGAACTGGTGTCTTATGTGCGAACTTGAGCAATATGCTTCAACTTTACGTGAAAGTGGTGGACCTGTGTCTCCAAGCAGAATCCTTTCGAATCTAAGGAACATTGGATGTCGCTTGGGTGGTGGAAGTCAGGAAGATGCTCATGAATTTTTAAG GCATCTTGTGATGTCTATGCAAGCAGCGTGCCTGGATGGACTGGGTGGTGAGAAGCAAGTAGAACAAAGCTTGCAGGAAACTACACTGATACAACAGATGTTTGGTGGACGCCTTAAATCGAAG GTTAAGTGCCTCAGATGCCATCATGAATCTGAAAGATACGAGAATATAATGGATCTTACTTTGGAGATTCATGGTTGGGTGGAGTCCTTGCAAGATGCTTTGACACAGTTCACTGCTCCTGAAGATTTAGATGGGGATAATATGTATAAATGTGGAAG GTGTTGTGCTTATGTTAAAGCTAGAAAACAGCTAAGCGTGCATGAAGTGCCGAGCATATTAACAGTAGTTTTAAAAAGATTCCAG ACAGGAAAGTATGGCAAGATTAACAAATGTGTCACTTTTCCTGATATGTTGGACATGGTTCCTTTTGTGACTGGGGCTGGTGATCACCCGCCTCTTTACTTCTTGTATGCTGTGGTTGTACATGTGGATACAGAAAATGCATCATTCTCTGGTCACTACATATCGTATGTCAAAGATATGCAGGGAACATGGTTAAGAATTGATGACTCAGAG GTCAAGGCTGTATCATTGAATCAAGTTATGTCAGAAGGTGCATATATGCTATTCTACTTGAG ATCTTTTCCTCGCCCTCCGAGGATATACATTGAGAAAGGCCTATTGCCTGATCCATCATCTTCATATCGTCACTCATCAAAATCCTCCAAGGGCTCTtctaaacaagagcagaagcagaCAGAATCACTCTTTACTTCTGATGATCAAAGCCGTGGTATTTATGATTTTAGACCAGAGGAGGAAGGTTACAGGCAAGATCAGCATGCCAAGTTGAGGTCCCAAAATTTATATCACACCGATGATGCTTTTGCCGATTCGGTTAGCACGGACTTCTCGGACGCTACATCAAGTGAATGGTCCCTGTTTACCAGCTCTGATGAATCTTCGTTTACCACGGAAAGCACTAGAGATTCATTCAGTGTTGTGGATTATGGTGACAATGCTGGCCTTGATCCAATCACCTCAATTTTTGGGCCATATTATGCTCCTGACCATCCTCTTGGCAACTTTGTCTCATGTACAAGGCTCTCGCCTTCCAATCCGCAAACAAGGTACTTCCCGGAAAGCATGGGTTTTGTCTCAGATTCTTCCTTGCCAACTCACCCCTACGGCAATGTACATAGAGGAAGATATCCAGACAGGGCTTGCGCGTCTTCAGCCGAACCTCTTGCTTCAGCAAACCAGCGAAGCTTGTATGGTAGGTATAACCATAGTAGAGATGGTTTTGTTCAAACATCTGGGTTTTGTCATATGTAA